From a single Shewanella denitrificans OS217 genomic region:
- a CDS encoding NADH:ubiquinone reductase (Na(+)-transporting) subunit D: MADVKELKQVLTGPIINNNPIALQILGVCSALAVTSKMETALVMSLALTVVTAFSNLFISLIRNHIPSSVRIIVQMTIIASLVIVVDQVLQAYAYEIAKQLSVFVGLIITNCIVMGRAEAYAMKTPPMMSFMDGIGNGLGYGAILLGVGFFRELFGNGSLFGIEILSKISDGGWYQPNGLLLLPPSAFFLIGGLIWVIRTYKPEQVEAKG; this comes from the coding sequence ATGGCCGATGTTAAAGAACTGAAACAGGTTCTAACAGGACCTATCATCAATAACAACCCAATTGCATTGCAAATTTTGGGTGTGTGTAGTGCGCTTGCTGTAACCAGTAAAATGGAAACAGCCTTGGTAATGTCATTGGCATTAACTGTGGTAACGGCGTTTTCTAACCTGTTTATCTCACTTATTCGCAATCACATTCCAAGCAGTGTGCGTATTATCGTGCAGATGACGATCATTGCGTCTTTGGTTATTGTTGTTGATCAAGTCCTTCAAGCGTATGCCTATGAAATTGCTAAGCAATTATCGGTATTCGTTGGCCTTATCATCACTAACTGTATCGTAATGGGTCGTGCTGAAGCGTATGCGATGAAAACACCGCCTATGATGAGCTTTATGGATGGTATAGGTAATGGTTTAGGCTATGGCGCTATTTTGTTAGGCGTTGGCTTCTTCCGTGAACTATTCGGTAACGGTTCATTATTCGGTATCGAAATCCTCAGCAAAATTTCTGACGGTGGTTGGTACCAGCCCAATGGTCTGTTACTACTTCCTCCAAGCGCGTTCTTCTTGATCGGTGGTTTGATCTGGGTGATCCGTACCTATAAGCCAGAGCAAGTAGAAGCAAAAGGATAA
- the nqrE gene encoding NADH:ubiquinone reductase (Na(+)-transporting) subunit E encodes MEHYISLLIRSVFIENMALSFFLGMCTFLAVSKKVTTAMGLGVAVIVVLAISVPANQIIYQGILAPGALAWAGVPDADLSFLKFITFIGVIAALVQILEMTLDKYFPPLYNALGIFLPLITVNCAIFGAVAFMVERDYNLTESLVFGVGSGIGWALAIVLLAAVREKMKYSDVPNGLRGLGITFISAGLMALGFMSFSGVSL; translated from the coding sequence ATGGAACATTATATTAGTTTATTAATTCGCTCTGTCTTCATTGAAAACATGGCGTTATCCTTCTTCTTAGGTATGTGTACTTTCTTAGCTGTGTCTAAGAAAGTCACCACTGCGATGGGATTAGGTGTGGCGGTTATCGTGGTACTTGCGATTTCTGTACCTGCTAACCAAATCATCTACCAAGGTATTTTAGCGCCGGGCGCATTAGCTTGGGCTGGTGTTCCTGATGCAGATTTGAGCTTCTTGAAGTTCATTACCTTCATCGGTGTTATCGCGGCTTTGGTGCAAATTCTGGAAATGACCTTAGATAAGTATTTCCCGCCTTTGTACAACGCCTTAGGTATCTTCTTACCACTTATCACAGTGAACTGTGCCATCTTCGGTGCGGTTGCTTTCATGGTTGAGCGTGATTACAACCTAACAGAAAGTTTAGTGTTTGGTGTAGGTTCTGGTATCGGTTGGGCACTGGCCATAGTTCTACTGGCCGCTGTTCGCGAAAAGATGAAGTATTCTGATGTGCCAAATGGGCTACGTGGTTTAGGTATTACCTTTATCTCTGCAGGCCTAATGGCATTAGGTTTCATGTCGTTCTCAGGTGTGTCTCTTTAA
- the nqrF gene encoding NADH:ubiquinone reductase (Na(+)-transporting) subunit F has translation MLEVYLGVGMFTAIVLVLVLVILFAKSKLVASGDIIIGINGDADKAITTGAGGKLLSVLADNGIFVSSACGGGGSCGQCRVNIKSGGGDILPTELDHISKGEARGGCRLSCQVNVKSDMEIELDEEIFGIKKWECDVISNDNKATFIKELKLQIPDGESVPFRAGGYIQIEAPAHHVKYADFDVPAKYRGDWEHFGFFKLESKVDEETIRAYSMANYPEEFGIIMLNVRIATPPPRNLSLPCGKMSSYIWSLKAGDKVTISGPFGEFFAKDTDAEMVFIGGGAGMAPMRSHLFDQLKRLKSKRKMSFWYGARSKREMFYVEDFDGLAAENENFQWHVALSDPQAEDEWTGYTGFIHNVLYENYLRDHDAPEDCEFYMCGPPMMNAAVISMLKDLGVEDENILLDDFGG, from the coding sequence ATGTTAGAAGTCTATCTAGGTGTTGGTATGTTCACCGCCATTGTCTTAGTCTTAGTCTTAGTGATTCTATTCGCTAAATCTAAGCTAGTGGCAAGTGGTGATATCATCATTGGCATCAATGGTGATGCAGATAAAGCGATTACAACAGGCGCGGGTGGCAAGCTACTTAGTGTGTTAGCTGACAACGGTATTTTCGTGTCAAGTGCCTGTGGTGGCGGTGGCTCTTGTGGTCAGTGTCGCGTGAATATTAAGTCTGGTGGTGGTGATATTCTGCCAACCGAACTTGATCACATCAGCAAGGGTGAAGCCCGCGGCGGTTGTCGTCTTTCATGTCAGGTTAACGTTAAATCTGATATGGAAATTGAACTTGATGAAGAGATTTTCGGCATCAAGAAGTGGGAATGTGACGTTATTTCTAACGATAACAAAGCCACCTTCATTAAAGAACTTAAGCTACAGATCCCAGATGGTGAATCTGTGCCGTTCCGCGCCGGTGGTTATATTCAGATTGAAGCCCCTGCTCACCATGTGAAATATGCTGATTTCGACGTACCAGCAAAATACCGTGGCGATTGGGAACATTTTGGTTTCTTTAAACTTGAGTCAAAAGTTGATGAAGAAACCATTCGTGCATACTCTATGGCTAACTACCCAGAAGAGTTTGGCATCATAATGCTAAACGTGCGTATTGCTACGCCGCCACCACGTAACTTAAGCCTGCCTTGTGGCAAGATGTCTTCGTACATCTGGAGCTTAAAAGCGGGTGATAAAGTGACAATTTCTGGTCCATTTGGTGAGTTTTTTGCCAAAGATACTGACGCAGAAATGGTATTTATCGGTGGTGGTGCGGGTATGGCACCAATGCGTTCACACCTTTTCGATCAGCTCAAGCGTCTTAAGTCTAAGCGTAAGATGAGTTTCTGGTACGGCGCGCGCTCTAAGCGTGAGATGTTCTATGTGGAAGATTTTGACGGCCTAGCGGCTGAGAACGAAAACTTCCAGTGGCACGTTGCTCTGTCAGATCCACAAGCCGAAGATGAATGGACTGGTTACACAGGTTTCATTCATAACGTATTGTATGAAAACTACTTACGTGACCACGATGCACCAGAAGATTGTGAATTCTACATGTGTGGTCCACCTATGATGAATGCGGCTGTGATCAGCATGCTTAAAGATCTGGGTGTTGAAGATGAAAACATCTTATTGGATGACTTTGGCGGTTAA
- a CDS encoding FAD:protein FMN transferase, with amino-acid sequence MMTPSLKNLSLLALIWLLSACSQPNEVIALSGNTMGTTYNIKLNAHEGLLEAKALQAEIDLALEQVNDQMSTYRKTSELSQFNQLSVGETVQVSSDTIKVIAEGKRLHELTSGALDITLGPLVNLWGFGPDKKPLTVPTVEEIAAAKAKTGMDGFAIQATESQGALLKQKDGIYVDLSAIAKGFGVDKIASLLDQHQVSGYLVEIGGELRVKGSKNDSSPWRIAIEQPTTDGREIQQVIAPGTMGLATSGDYRNYFEDEGQRFSHLIDPRTGMPIKHTLASVTVLHPECMTADGLATAMMVLGTQASLALAKEQNLAIMLIEKQQQGFQVFYSEAFKAYVN; translated from the coding sequence ATGATGACTCCCTCTCTAAAAAATCTTAGTTTATTAGCCCTTATTTGGCTGCTCAGCGCTTGTAGCCAGCCCAATGAAGTGATTGCCTTATCTGGCAATACTATGGGAACCACATACAACATTAAACTCAATGCTCATGAAGGCTTGCTGGAGGCTAAGGCCTTGCAAGCTGAAATTGATTTGGCGTTGGAGCAAGTTAACGATCAGATGTCCACCTATAGAAAGACGTCTGAGTTATCACAGTTCAACCAATTATCTGTTGGTGAAACTGTGCAAGTATCAAGTGACACCATAAAGGTGATTGCAGAGGGCAAGCGTTTGCATGAACTGACCTCTGGCGCGCTGGATATCACTTTAGGGCCTTTGGTCAATTTGTGGGGCTTTGGCCCAGATAAGAAACCTCTGACCGTACCTACGGTTGAAGAGATTGCCGCGGCAAAAGCTAAAACGGGTATGGATGGCTTTGCAATTCAAGCGACCGAGAGTCAAGGTGCGCTGCTCAAGCAAAAAGACGGCATATATGTCGATTTATCGGCGATAGCTAAAGGCTTTGGAGTCGATAAGATTGCCAGCTTATTAGATCAACATCAGGTCAGTGGTTATCTGGTGGAGATAGGCGGCGAACTTAGAGTTAAGGGCAGCAAAAACGATAGCAGCCCATGGCGGATTGCCATAGAGCAGCCAACAACGGATGGCCGAGAGATCCAGCAAGTGATAGCTCCAGGTACCATGGGACTGGCAACCTCTGGTGATTATCGCAATTACTTTGAAGATGAAGGCCAGCGCTTCTCTCATCTTATCGACCCTCGTACGGGTATGCCGATTAAGCACACATTAGCCTCTGTCACTGTGTTACATCCCGAATGCATGACCGCCGATGGCCTAGCCACTGCTATGATGGTATTAGGGACACAAGCATCATTGGCGCTTGCCAAAGAGCAAAATTTAGCAATAATGCTGATTGAGAAGCAGCAACAAGGTTTTCAGGTCTTCTACAGTGAAGCCTTTAAAGCGTATGTAAACTAG
- the nqrM gene encoding (Na+)-NQR maturation NqrM — protein MSTFIATFVVLMVFFLLMSVGYLVKKKAVEGSCGGLGVLGIEKACDCDDPCDKRKRRMAKEEERNEKLAKNRII, from the coding sequence ATGAGCACATTTATCGCGACATTTGTAGTATTGATGGTGTTTTTTCTATTAATGTCGGTAGGCTATCTCGTTAAGAAGAAAGCGGTTGAAGGAAGCTGTGGTGGCTTGGGCGTCTTAGGCATAGAGAAGGCCTGCGATTGCGACGATCCCTGTGATAAGCGTAAGCGCCGTATGGCCAAGGAAGAAGAGCGCAACGAAAAGCTCGCCAAGAATCGCATTATTTAA
- the bfr gene encoding bacterioferritin, with amino-acid sequence MKGHPKVISQLNRILTCELTAINQYFLHARMFKHWGLEKLNEKEYKKSIQDMKHADKLIERVLFLEGLPNLQQLDKLRIGEHSQEMLDCDLAMVTEQLVALRDAIKLCEAERDYVSRDLLEDLLEDEEEHLDWIESQHELIKQTGIQNYLQSQIND; translated from the coding sequence ATGAAAGGCCATCCTAAAGTTATTAGTCAGTTAAACCGCATACTTACCTGTGAATTAACCGCGATTAACCAGTATTTTCTTCACGCCCGTATGTTTAAACATTGGGGGCTTGAAAAGCTTAATGAGAAAGAATACAAAAAATCCATCCAAGACATGAAGCACGCCGATAAATTGATTGAGCGTGTGTTGTTTCTTGAAGGGCTGCCCAATCTTCAGCAGCTGGACAAGTTAAGAATAGGCGAGCATAGCCAAGAGATGCTCGATTGCGATCTAGCCATGGTGACTGAGCAGCTTGTGGCACTGAGAGATGCGATCAAACTATGTGAAGCCGAACGTGATTATGTTAGCCGCGATTTGCTCGAAGACTTGCTAGAAGATGAAGAAGAGCACTTAGATTGGATAGAGTCGCAACACGAATTGATTAAGCAAACCGGAATTCAGAATTATCTACAGTCGCAGATAAACGATTAA
- the bfr gene encoding bacterioferritin has protein sequence MKGNPEVIAALNSLLTGELSAMDQYFVHAHMYEDWGLDSLYERIAHESDDEKVHAAKLVQRILFLEGTPDVASREALNIGKDVKEMMQNDLDYEYKVANHLREVIALCEQKGDYQTREILEVLLDDTESDHMYWLEKQLGLIERIGIQNYLQTKM, from the coding sequence ATGAAAGGCAACCCAGAAGTTATTGCAGCCTTAAATAGTCTGTTAACCGGCGAATTATCGGCGATGGATCAGTATTTTGTTCACGCTCACATGTATGAAGATTGGGGGCTCGATTCCCTCTATGAGCGTATTGCCCATGAGTCGGATGATGAAAAAGTTCATGCAGCTAAATTGGTTCAGCGTATTCTATTTTTGGAAGGCACGCCGGATGTGGCTAGCCGTGAAGCGCTAAACATAGGTAAAGACGTCAAAGAGATGATGCAGAATGACCTGGATTATGAATACAAGGTTGCCAATCATCTGCGTGAAGTCATCGCGCTTTGCGAACAGAAAGGCGATTACCAGACTCGTGAAATTCTTGAAGTCTTGTTAGATGACACTGAATCTGATCACATGTATTGGTTAGAAAAGCAATTAGGCCTAATCGAACGTATCGGTATTCAGAATTACCTGCAGACCAAGATGTAA
- a CDS encoding M48 family metallopeptidase, translated as MKPIIANSLLSLFAATVLSACVSTQSPTGRSQTLLFSEAQMQKMGAESFASMKQEQKVSKDKALTTYVNCVAKRITDVLPGEAKPWELVLFESDQVNAFAVPGGFIGVYTGLLNVANTQDQLATVLGHEVAHVLAHHGNEQVSRAQMTGLGIQLADVALGAGGVSNKDLYMQALGLGAKVGYILPFGRTQESEADVMGLELMAKAGFDPSQSITLWQNMAKAGGAQGPELLSTHPSNERRIQDLQGLQGRVAPLYLAARETQLAKCIQPGKK; from the coding sequence ATGAAACCCATTATCGCCAATTCCCTATTAAGTCTATTCGCTGCAACTGTTCTCAGTGCCTGTGTGAGTACTCAATCACCCACAGGTCGCAGTCAGACCCTGTTGTTTTCTGAAGCTCAAATGCAAAAAATGGGCGCCGAATCTTTTGCCTCTATGAAGCAAGAGCAGAAAGTCAGTAAAGATAAAGCCTTAACCACTTATGTTAATTGTGTCGCTAAGCGGATAACGGATGTGTTGCCGGGCGAGGCTAAACCTTGGGAGCTAGTCTTGTTTGAATCTGATCAAGTGAATGCCTTCGCGGTCCCTGGTGGTTTTATCGGGGTTTACACGGGTTTATTGAATGTAGCTAACACTCAAGATCAATTAGCCACAGTCTTAGGCCATGAAGTCGCCCACGTGTTAGCTCATCATGGTAATGAACAAGTGTCCCGTGCACAGATGACGGGGTTAGGCATACAGCTTGCGGATGTTGCCCTTGGCGCTGGCGGCGTATCTAATAAAGACTTATATATGCAAGCCCTAGGATTAGGGGCCAAGGTAGGTTACATCTTGCCCTTTGGTCGAACCCAAGAAAGTGAAGCGGATGTCATGGGGCTTGAGTTGATGGCCAAGGCTGGATTTGATCCTAGCCAGAGCATCACGCTTTGGCAGAACATGGCTAAAGCCGGTGGGGCTCAGGGGCCTGAATTGCTTTCGACTCATCCGTCCAATGAGCGCCGTATTCAAGACTTGCAAGGATTACAAGGGCGTGTGGCGCCGCTGTATCTCGCAGCCCGTGAAACCCAATTGGCCAAATGCATTCAGCCTGGTAAAAAATAG
- a CDS encoding FKBP-type peptidyl-prolyl cis-trans isomerase has protein sequence MSDVFSTLEQQASYGVGRQMGEQLAANPFEGIDISAVQAGLADAFEGKESAVSMEDLQVAFTEISRRLQEAQEAAADAASAEGESFLAENAKRDGVVVTDSGLQYEVLVQGEGEKPTHESTVRTHYHGTFINGDVFDSSVTRGQPAEFPVSGVIAGWTEALQLMPVGTKLKLFVPHHLAYGERGAGASIPPFSTLVFEVELLDII, from the coding sequence ATGTCTGATGTATTCAGCACTTTAGAGCAGCAAGCCAGTTACGGTGTAGGTCGTCAAATGGGTGAGCAATTAGCCGCCAATCCATTTGAAGGTATTGATATTTCTGCTGTACAAGCAGGCCTAGCCGATGCATTCGAAGGTAAAGAAAGTGCTGTGTCTATGGAAGACCTTCAAGTTGCCTTCACTGAAATCAGCCGTCGTTTACAAGAAGCTCAAGAAGCTGCCGCTGATGCCGCTAGCGCAGAAGGCGAAAGCTTCCTTGCTGAAAATGCTAAGCGTGATGGCGTAGTAGTGACGGATTCAGGTCTTCAATATGAAGTATTAGTACAAGGTGAAGGCGAGAAGCCAACACACGAGTCTACTGTACGCACTCATTACCACGGTACATTCATTAACGGTGATGTGTTCGATTCATCTGTTACACGTGGTCAGCCTGCCGAGTTCCCAGTTTCTGGTGTCATCGCGGGTTGGACTGAAGCACTTCAGTTAATGCCTGTTGGCACTAAGCTTAAATTATTCGTGCCTCACCACTTGGCGTACGGCGAGCGTGGCGCGGGTGCTTCCATTCCGCCATTCTCGACATTAGTATTTGAAGTCGAGTTATTAGATATTATCTAA
- the dapB gene encoding 4-hydroxy-tetrahydrodipicolinate reductase, translated as MTTKVRVAVVGASGRMGRVLIEAAKHQDVITLGAAIERQGSTLIGADAGELAGVGCVNVAICDSLDNVKDDFDVLIDFTSPDASMLHLEWCLRHKKPMVIGTTGFNHAQKEQISACAEQIPVVFSPNMSVGVNLMWKLLEVATAVMGQDTDIEIIEAHHRHKKDAPSGTALKMGEIIANTLGRDLEECAVYGREGITGARDRNTIGFSTIRAGDIVGEHTAMFADIGERIEITHKASSRMTYANGAMRAAFWLYDQNAGLYDMQQVLGLS; from the coding sequence ATGACAACTAAAGTAAGAGTTGCAGTCGTTGGTGCCAGTGGCCGTATGGGCCGAGTACTAATCGAAGCCGCCAAGCATCAGGACGTGATCACCTTAGGTGCCGCTATTGAGCGTCAAGGTTCAACCTTGATTGGCGCCGATGCGGGCGAGCTTGCTGGTGTGGGGTGTGTGAATGTTGCCATTTGTGATTCCCTTGATAATGTCAAAGACGACTTCGATGTCTTGATTGATTTTACCTCGCCAGATGCCTCTATGCTGCATTTGGAATGGTGTCTGCGCCATAAAAAACCTATGGTAATCGGCACCACAGGTTTTAACCATGCGCAAAAAGAGCAGATCAGTGCCTGCGCCGAGCAGATCCCTGTGGTATTTTCACCTAACATGTCTGTAGGTGTGAACTTGATGTGGAAACTGCTGGAAGTGGCCACCGCCGTCATGGGTCAAGACACAGATATTGAAATCATTGAAGCCCACCATAGACACAAGAAAGATGCGCCTTCTGGCACAGCATTGAAAATGGGGGAAATCATCGCCAACACTTTAGGCCGTGATTTAGAAGAATGCGCCGTCTATGGCCGCGAAGGTATCACAGGTGCTCGTGACAGAAATACCATAGGTTTTTCTACGATCAGAGCCGGTGATATTGTTGGCGAACATACCGCAATGTTTGCCGATATCGGCGAAAGAATTGAAATTACCCATAAGGCATCGAGTCGTATGACCTATGCTAATGGGGCGATGAGGGCAGCATTTTGGCTTTACGATCAAAATGCGGGTCTCTATGATATGCAGCAGGTCTTAGGGCTTAGTTGA
- the carA gene encoding glutamine-hydrolyzing carbamoyl-phosphate synthase small subunit, with protein MEVALTQSALLVLEDGSVFSGTAIGAKGMSVGEVVFNTSMTGYQEILTDPSYSRQIVTLTYPHIGNTGTNDEDTESTGVHACGLIIRDLPLLASNFRNQQSLSDYLVANNVVGIADIDTRKLTRILREKGALAGCIMVGDIDEAKALAEAKAFPGLKGMDLAKEVTTDKAYNWRNGSWRLVGGLPHDTPSDELKYKVVAYDYGVKHNILRMLVDRGCDVTVVPAQTPASEVLAMNPDGVFLSNGPGDPAPCTYAIEAIQALLKTEVPIFGICLGHQLLALASGAKTLKMKFGHHGANHPVSNVEKGTVMITSQNHGFAADEATLPANIKVTHKSLFDGSLQGIHLTDKPAFSFQGHPEASPGPNDAAPLFDHFIELIEQYRHNVK; from the coding sequence TTGGAGGTCGCGTTGACACAGTCTGCCTTACTCGTACTCGAAGATGGAAGCGTTTTTTCTGGCACAGCAATTGGTGCTAAAGGAATGTCTGTTGGTGAAGTGGTATTTAATACTTCGATGACAGGTTACCAAGAAATCTTAACGGATCCTTCCTATTCTCGACAAATCGTTACCTTAACTTACCCTCACATAGGTAATACAGGTACCAATGATGAAGACACAGAATCCACAGGGGTTCACGCCTGTGGTCTGATTATTCGTGACTTACCGCTACTGGCAAGTAATTTTCGTAATCAGCAGTCTTTGAGTGATTATCTGGTTGCTAATAATGTCGTCGGTATCGCCGATATAGATACCCGTAAGCTGACCCGTATTTTGCGTGAAAAAGGTGCCTTAGCCGGTTGCATCATGGTGGGCGATATTGATGAAGCCAAAGCCTTAGCTGAAGCTAAAGCCTTCCCAGGTCTTAAGGGCATGGATCTCGCTAAAGAAGTGACTACAGATAAAGCCTATAACTGGCGCAATGGCAGTTGGCGTTTAGTGGGCGGTTTACCTCATGATACCCCAAGCGATGAGCTTAAATATAAGGTCGTTGCTTATGACTATGGCGTAAAACACAATATTTTACGCATGTTGGTGGACAGAGGTTGTGATGTGACTGTGGTTCCAGCACAAACACCTGCAAGCGAAGTACTGGCGATGAATCCAGATGGGGTATTTTTATCCAATGGACCTGGTGATCCAGCACCTTGTACTTATGCCATTGAAGCCATTCAGGCTCTGCTAAAAACTGAAGTGCCAATTTTTGGTATTTGTCTTGGTCATCAGTTGCTTGCATTAGCTTCTGGCGCTAAAACCTTAAAAATGAAATTCGGTCACCATGGTGCTAACCATCCGGTAAGCAATGTGGAAAAAGGCACTGTGATGATCACCAGTCAAAACCATGGTTTTGCTGCCGATGAAGCCACTTTGCCTGCCAATATTAAAGTCACACATAAGTCACTGTTTGATGGTTCACTCCAAGGTATTCACTTAACGGACAAGCCGGCGTTTAGCTTCCAGGGACACCCTGAAGCCAGCCCTGGCCCAAATGATGCCGCGCCACTGTTCGATCACTTTATCGAGCTTATTGAACAATACCGTCACAACGTTAAGTAA